In Oreochromis aureus strain Israel breed Guangdong linkage group 20, ZZ_aureus, whole genome shotgun sequence, the following are encoded in one genomic region:
- the LOC116310926 gene encoding 6-phosphofructo-2-kinase/fructose-2,6-bisphosphatase 2-like isoform X2 produces MAARHQRPVAASDSLARTNEKKCSWASYMTNSPTMIVMIGLPARGKTYMSKKLTRYLNWIGVPTKVFNLGVYRRNTVKSYKSYDFFRHDNKEAMEIRKKFAIVALTDVKTYLSEEGGQIAVFDATNTTRERRELILNFAKDNAYKVFFVESVCDDPDVIAENIMDVKVSSPDYPERDRESVMEDFLKRIECYKVTYQPLDPDEHDKNLSFIQVINVGRSFLVNRVQDYIQSKIVYYLMNIHVHSHSIYLCRHGESHHNVEGRIGGDSELSERGKEFAVALKRFVKEHKLLDLKVWTSQLRRTIQTAEELGIPYEQWKILNEIDAGVCEEMTYKMIEEKYPEEYAMRDQDKYHYRYPGGESYQDLVQRLEPVIMELERQGNVLVICHQAVMRCLLAYFLDKGADDLPFLKCPLHTVLKLTPVAYGCKVDVFDLGVEAINTHRDRPLVSFCLF; encoded by the exons ATGGCTGCCAGGCACCAGAGACCTGTGGCTGCTTCAGACAGCTTAGCGAGGACCAATGAGAAGAAGTGCT CTTGGGCTTCCTACATGACCAATTCTCCAACTATGATCGTGATGATCGGATTGCCCGCTAGGGGGAAAACCTATATGTCCAAGAAGCTCACACGCTACCTCAACTGGATTGGAGTACCAACAAAGG TTTTTAATCTTGGAGTGTATAGGAGAAACACAGTAAAGTCGTACAAGTCCTATGACTTCTTCAGACATGACAATAAAGAGGCAATGGAAATTAGAAA AAAGTTTGCCATAGTGGCACTTACGGATGTGAAGACCTATCTGAGTGAGGAGGGAGGCCAGATTGCT GTTTTCGACGCCACCAACACCaccagagagaggagagagctCATCCTTAATTTTGCAAAAGATAATGCATATAAG gtgttttttgTTGAATCAGTATGTGATGATCCAGATGTCATCGCTGAAAACATTATG GACGTGAAGGTGTCCAGCCCAGATTATCCTGAGAGGGACAGAGAAAGCGTCATGGAGGATTTTCTGAAGAGAATCGAATGTTATAAAGTGACCTACCAACCTTTAGATCCAGACGAACACGACAA GAACCTGTCCTTCATCCAGGTCATCAACGTTGGCCGTAGTTTCTTGGTCAACAGGGTGCAGGATTACATTCAAAGTAAGATAGTCTACTACCTCATGAACATCCACGTCCACTCCCACTCCATCTACCTCTGCCGACACGGAGAGAGCCATCACAATGTGGAAGGACGTATAGGGGGAGACTCTGAACTgtcagagagaggaaaagag TTTGCAGTAGCACTGAAGAGGTTTGTGAAAGAGCATAAATTGTTGGACCTGAAAGTTTGGACCAGCCAGCTAAGACGCACCATTCAGACAGCAGAGGAGCTGGGTATTCCCTACGAACAGTGGAAGATTCTCAATGAAATagatgct GGAGTGTGTGAAGAAATGACCTATAAGATGATTGAGGAAAAATACCCAGAGGAGTATGCTATGAGAGACCAGGACAAGTATCATTACCGCTACCCTGGAGGAGAG TCCTATCAGGACCTGGTTCAGCGGCTGGAGCCAGTGATCATGGAGCTGGAGCGACAGGGCAATGTTCTGGTCATCTGTCATCAGGCTGTCATGCGCTGCTTGCTCGCCTATTTCCTGGACAAAGGCGCAG ATGACCTGCCCTTCTTGAAGTGCCCCCTACACACTGTCCTAAAACTCACCCCTGTGGCTTATG GTTGTAAAGTGGATGTATTTGACCTGGGGGTGGAGGCTATCAACACTCACAGGGATAGACCATTAGTAAGCTTCTGCCTTTTTTAA
- the si:ch73-217n20.1 gene encoding complement receptor type 1 isoform X1, with the protein MRTVGWSILVFMLASPASGQVSQDCSAPEKYPNTKLETKYARRQKFSHNEKVYYSCDDDFTAFRGSRAVQCIDGQWTKLTLKCEKISCGNAGDLPNGEFQYEGNSYIGEKVYAVCNEGYTLKGLNYMICKRSGWAGEFPSCEEGGITCPTPEVANSVQRTGGVSAYLVGDNLTFTCSEGFQLNGAQQITCDSSGQWKPQPPQCVPIPDDKIQPSPAGSCGVPPAVRNSNVHLADKFITKTSFFSGQKVYYNCGVGYVAAGGRKSRLCNNGKWTPLKLKCQRKLCGSAGDIQNGQFVYTGVEFGDTATAVCDEGFIRVGHATRHCMNNGWSGRNPVCEAAVCEDPPEVSNAQITGLQDEPYTYKSVVRYSCRAGTLVGEREIWCTKHGTWSAPAPECKEITCPSPNVPNAYWTGNHNQRFQYRATIYIECNMGYVMSGPGTVYCERDGRWLPGLPKCQRRRFVNRWG; encoded by the exons ATGAGGACTGTCGGTTggagtattttggttttcatgttaGCCTCACCGGCTTCGG GTCAAGTATCACAGGATTGTTCAGCGCCAGAGAAATACCCGAACACCAAACTGGAGACGAAATATGCCAGGAGACAGAAATTCAGCCACAACGAGAAAGTTTACTACAGCTGTGACGACGACTTCACTGCTTTTAGAGGCAGCAGGGCTGTGCAGTGTATTGATGGACAATGGACCAAACTGACTTTAAAATGCGAAA AGATATCATGTGGCAATGCTGGTGATCTGCCCAATGGAGAGTTCCAGTATGAAGGGAATTCATACATCGGGGAGAAGGTTTATGCTGTGTGCAATGAGGG ATACACTCTGAAAGGGCTGAACTACATGATATGCAAAAGGTCTGGATGGGCTGGTGAATTCCCATCATGTGAAG AGGGAGGTATCACCTGCCCAACCCCAGAAGTAGCCAACTCTGTGCAGAGAACTGGAGGTGTTTCTGCATACCTGGTGGGAGATAACCTGACCTTCACCTGCAGTGAGGGTTTCCAGCTGAATGGAGCTCAGCAGATCACATGTGACTCCAGTGGCCAGTGGAAGCCTCAACCTCCTCAATGTGTTCCCATACCTGATGATAAAATTCAACCATCACCCG CAGGTAGCTGTGGTGTGCCACCAGCTGTCCGCAACTCCAACGTCCACCTTGCTGACAAGTTCATTACAAAGACATCTTTCTTTTCTGGGCAAAAGGTCTATTACAACTGTGGTGTTGGATACGTTGCAGCAGGCGGCAGAAAGTCTCGCCTCTGTAATAATGGGAAATGGACACCACTGAAGCTTAAGTGTCAGC GAAAGCTTTGTGGCTCAGCTGGAGATATTCAGAATGGACAGTTTGTATATACTGGAGTAGAATTTGGAGATACCGCTACAGCAGTCTGTGATGAGGG GTTCATTCGTGTGGGACATGCAACCAGACACTGCATGAATAACGGCTGGAGTGGACGCAaccctgtttgtgaag CTGCGGTGTGTGAGGACCCTCCTGAAGTGAGCAACGCACAAATAACTGGCCTTCAAGATGAACCTTACACATACAAGAGTGTTGTTCGCTATTCGTGTCGTGCAGGAACTCTTGTTGGAGAAAGGGAGATTTGGTGTACTAAACATGGGACATGGAGTGCACCTGCACCAGAATGCAAAG aaatAACATGTCCATCACCAAATGTGCCTAATGCTTACTGGACAGGAAACCACAATCAGAGGTTTCAGTACAGGGCCACTATATATATTGAGTGTAATATGGGTTATGTCATGAGTGGGCCAGGTACTGTGTACTGTGAACGTGATGGCCGATGGTTACCTGGGCTTCCCAAATGTCAACGCAGAC GTTTTGTCAACCGGTGGGGCTAA
- the si:ch73-217n20.1 gene encoding complement receptor type 1 isoform X2, which translates to MRTVGWSILVFMLASPASGQVSQDCSAPEKYPNTKLETKYARRQKFSHNEKVYYSCDDDFTAFRGSRAVQCIDGQWTKLTLKCEKISCGNAGDLPNGEFQYEGNSYIGEKVYAVCNEGYTLKGLNYMICKRSGWAGEFPSCEEGGITCPTPEVANSVQRTGGVSAYLVGDNLTFTCSEGFQLNGAQQITCDSSGQWKPQPPQCVPIPDDKIQPSPGSCGVPPAVRNSNVHLADKFITKTSFFSGQKVYYNCGVGYVAAGGRKSRLCNNGKWTPLKLKCQRKLCGSAGDIQNGQFVYTGVEFGDTATAVCDEGFIRVGHATRHCMNNGWSGRNPVCEAAVCEDPPEVSNAQITGLQDEPYTYKSVVRYSCRAGTLVGEREIWCTKHGTWSAPAPECKEITCPSPNVPNAYWTGNHNQRFQYRATIYIECNMGYVMSGPGTVYCERDGRWLPGLPKCQRRRFVNRWG; encoded by the exons ATGAGGACTGTCGGTTggagtattttggttttcatgttaGCCTCACCGGCTTCGG GTCAAGTATCACAGGATTGTTCAGCGCCAGAGAAATACCCGAACACCAAACTGGAGACGAAATATGCCAGGAGACAGAAATTCAGCCACAACGAGAAAGTTTACTACAGCTGTGACGACGACTTCACTGCTTTTAGAGGCAGCAGGGCTGTGCAGTGTATTGATGGACAATGGACCAAACTGACTTTAAAATGCGAAA AGATATCATGTGGCAATGCTGGTGATCTGCCCAATGGAGAGTTCCAGTATGAAGGGAATTCATACATCGGGGAGAAGGTTTATGCTGTGTGCAATGAGGG ATACACTCTGAAAGGGCTGAACTACATGATATGCAAAAGGTCTGGATGGGCTGGTGAATTCCCATCATGTGAAG AGGGAGGTATCACCTGCCCAACCCCAGAAGTAGCCAACTCTGTGCAGAGAACTGGAGGTGTTTCTGCATACCTGGTGGGAGATAACCTGACCTTCACCTGCAGTGAGGGTTTCCAGCTGAATGGAGCTCAGCAGATCACATGTGACTCCAGTGGCCAGTGGAAGCCTCAACCTCCTCAATGTGTTCCCATACCTGATGATAAAATTCAACCATCACCCG GTAGCTGTGGTGTGCCACCAGCTGTCCGCAACTCCAACGTCCACCTTGCTGACAAGTTCATTACAAAGACATCTTTCTTTTCTGGGCAAAAGGTCTATTACAACTGTGGTGTTGGATACGTTGCAGCAGGCGGCAGAAAGTCTCGCCTCTGTAATAATGGGAAATGGACACCACTGAAGCTTAAGTGTCAGC GAAAGCTTTGTGGCTCAGCTGGAGATATTCAGAATGGACAGTTTGTATATACTGGAGTAGAATTTGGAGATACCGCTACAGCAGTCTGTGATGAGGG GTTCATTCGTGTGGGACATGCAACCAGACACTGCATGAATAACGGCTGGAGTGGACGCAaccctgtttgtgaag CTGCGGTGTGTGAGGACCCTCCTGAAGTGAGCAACGCACAAATAACTGGCCTTCAAGATGAACCTTACACATACAAGAGTGTTGTTCGCTATTCGTGTCGTGCAGGAACTCTTGTTGGAGAAAGGGAGATTTGGTGTACTAAACATGGGACATGGAGTGCACCTGCACCAGAATGCAAAG aaatAACATGTCCATCACCAAATGTGCCTAATGCTTACTGGACAGGAAACCACAATCAGAGGTTTCAGTACAGGGCCACTATATATATTGAGTGTAATATGGGTTATGTCATGAGTGGGCCAGGTACTGTGTACTGTGAACGTGATGGCCGATGGTTACCTGGGCTTCCCAAATGTCAACGCAGAC GTTTTGTCAACCGGTGGGGCTAA
- the LOC116310926 gene encoding 6-phosphofructo-2-kinase/fructose-2,6-bisphosphatase 2-like isoform X1, whose protein sequence is MAARHQRPVAASDSLARTNEKKCSWASYMTNSPTMIVMIGLPARGKTYMSKKLTRYLNWIGVPTKVFNLGVYRRNTVKSYKSYDFFRHDNKEAMEIRKKFAIVALTDVKTYLSEEGGQIAVFDATNTTRERRELILNFAKDNAYKVFFVESVCDDPDVIAENIMDVKVSSPDYPERDRESVMEDFLKRIECYKVTYQPLDPDEHDKNLSFIQVINVGRSFLVNRVQDYIQSKIVYYLMNIHVHSHSIYLCRHGESHHNVEGRIGGDSELSERGKEFAVALKRFVKEHKLLDLKVWTSQLRRTIQTAEELGIPYEQWKILNEIDAGVCEEMTYKMIEEKYPEEYAMRDQDKYHYRYPGGESYQDLVQRLEPVIMELERQGNVLVICHQAVMRCLLAYFLDKGADDLPFLKCPLHTVLKLTPVAYGCKVDVFDLGVEAINTHRDRPLNKGQTDAILPAFLRRNSFTPLSSQDQIKRPRLYSVGNHSHTRMSQAPTLPSMQFSEASEGSETVQSENSLNGTDDCVEFKNRSA, encoded by the exons ATGGCTGCCAGGCACCAGAGACCTGTGGCTGCTTCAGACAGCTTAGCGAGGACCAATGAGAAGAAGTGCT CTTGGGCTTCCTACATGACCAATTCTCCAACTATGATCGTGATGATCGGATTGCCCGCTAGGGGGAAAACCTATATGTCCAAGAAGCTCACACGCTACCTCAACTGGATTGGAGTACCAACAAAGG TTTTTAATCTTGGAGTGTATAGGAGAAACACAGTAAAGTCGTACAAGTCCTATGACTTCTTCAGACATGACAATAAAGAGGCAATGGAAATTAGAAA AAAGTTTGCCATAGTGGCACTTACGGATGTGAAGACCTATCTGAGTGAGGAGGGAGGCCAGATTGCT GTTTTCGACGCCACCAACACCaccagagagaggagagagctCATCCTTAATTTTGCAAAAGATAATGCATATAAG gtgttttttgTTGAATCAGTATGTGATGATCCAGATGTCATCGCTGAAAACATTATG GACGTGAAGGTGTCCAGCCCAGATTATCCTGAGAGGGACAGAGAAAGCGTCATGGAGGATTTTCTGAAGAGAATCGAATGTTATAAAGTGACCTACCAACCTTTAGATCCAGACGAACACGACAA GAACCTGTCCTTCATCCAGGTCATCAACGTTGGCCGTAGTTTCTTGGTCAACAGGGTGCAGGATTACATTCAAAGTAAGATAGTCTACTACCTCATGAACATCCACGTCCACTCCCACTCCATCTACCTCTGCCGACACGGAGAGAGCCATCACAATGTGGAAGGACGTATAGGGGGAGACTCTGAACTgtcagagagaggaaaagag TTTGCAGTAGCACTGAAGAGGTTTGTGAAAGAGCATAAATTGTTGGACCTGAAAGTTTGGACCAGCCAGCTAAGACGCACCATTCAGACAGCAGAGGAGCTGGGTATTCCCTACGAACAGTGGAAGATTCTCAATGAAATagatgct GGAGTGTGTGAAGAAATGACCTATAAGATGATTGAGGAAAAATACCCAGAGGAGTATGCTATGAGAGACCAGGACAAGTATCATTACCGCTACCCTGGAGGAGAG TCCTATCAGGACCTGGTTCAGCGGCTGGAGCCAGTGATCATGGAGCTGGAGCGACAGGGCAATGTTCTGGTCATCTGTCATCAGGCTGTCATGCGCTGCTTGCTCGCCTATTTCCTGGACAAAGGCGCAG ATGACCTGCCCTTCTTGAAGTGCCCCCTACACACTGTCCTAAAACTCACCCCTGTGGCTTATG GTTGTAAAGTGGATGTATTTGACCTGGGGGTGGAGGCTATCAACACTCACAGGGATAGACCATTA AATAAAGGCCAAACAGATGCCATCCTACCAGCTTTCCTTCGAAGAAACAGCTTCACACCGCTGTCCAGCCAAGACCAGATTAAACGACCTCGTCTTTACAGTGTGGGGAACCATTCACATACTCGTATGTCCCAGGCCCCTACTTTACCCAGCATGCAATTCTCAGAGGCATCTGAAGGGTCAGAAACAGTACAAAGTGAG AACTCTCTGAATGGAACAGACGACTGTGTGGAGTTTAAAAACAGAAGTGCATAA
- the LOC116310926 gene encoding 6-phosphofructo-2-kinase/fructose-2,6-bisphosphatase 2-like isoform X3 produces the protein MAARHQRPVAASDSLARTNEKKCSWASYMTNSPTMIVMIGLPARGKTYMSKKLTRYLNWIGVPTKVFNLGVYRRNTVKSYKSYDFFRHDNKEAMEIRKKFAIVALTDVKTYLSEEGGQIAVFDATNTTRERRELILNFAKDNAYKVFFVESVCDDPDVIAENIMDVKVSSPDYPERDRESVMEDFLKRIECYKVTYQPLDPDEHDKNLSFIQVINVGRSFLVNRVQDYIQSKIVYYLMNIHVHSHSIYLCRHGESHHNVEGRIGGDSELSERGKEFAVALKRFVKEHKLLDLKVWTSQLRRTIQTAEELGIPYEQWKILNEIDAGVCEEMTYKMIEEKYPEEYAMRDQDKYHYRYPGGESYQDLVQRLEPVIMELERQGNVLVICHQAVMRCLLAYFLDKGADDLPFLKCPLHTVLKLTPVAYGCKVDVFDLGVEAINTHRDRPLVQ, from the exons ATGGCTGCCAGGCACCAGAGACCTGTGGCTGCTTCAGACAGCTTAGCGAGGACCAATGAGAAGAAGTGCT CTTGGGCTTCCTACATGACCAATTCTCCAACTATGATCGTGATGATCGGATTGCCCGCTAGGGGGAAAACCTATATGTCCAAGAAGCTCACACGCTACCTCAACTGGATTGGAGTACCAACAAAGG TTTTTAATCTTGGAGTGTATAGGAGAAACACAGTAAAGTCGTACAAGTCCTATGACTTCTTCAGACATGACAATAAAGAGGCAATGGAAATTAGAAA AAAGTTTGCCATAGTGGCACTTACGGATGTGAAGACCTATCTGAGTGAGGAGGGAGGCCAGATTGCT GTTTTCGACGCCACCAACACCaccagagagaggagagagctCATCCTTAATTTTGCAAAAGATAATGCATATAAG gtgttttttgTTGAATCAGTATGTGATGATCCAGATGTCATCGCTGAAAACATTATG GACGTGAAGGTGTCCAGCCCAGATTATCCTGAGAGGGACAGAGAAAGCGTCATGGAGGATTTTCTGAAGAGAATCGAATGTTATAAAGTGACCTACCAACCTTTAGATCCAGACGAACACGACAA GAACCTGTCCTTCATCCAGGTCATCAACGTTGGCCGTAGTTTCTTGGTCAACAGGGTGCAGGATTACATTCAAAGTAAGATAGTCTACTACCTCATGAACATCCACGTCCACTCCCACTCCATCTACCTCTGCCGACACGGAGAGAGCCATCACAATGTGGAAGGACGTATAGGGGGAGACTCTGAACTgtcagagagaggaaaagag TTTGCAGTAGCACTGAAGAGGTTTGTGAAAGAGCATAAATTGTTGGACCTGAAAGTTTGGACCAGCCAGCTAAGACGCACCATTCAGACAGCAGAGGAGCTGGGTATTCCCTACGAACAGTGGAAGATTCTCAATGAAATagatgct GGAGTGTGTGAAGAAATGACCTATAAGATGATTGAGGAAAAATACCCAGAGGAGTATGCTATGAGAGACCAGGACAAGTATCATTACCGCTACCCTGGAGGAGAG TCCTATCAGGACCTGGTTCAGCGGCTGGAGCCAGTGATCATGGAGCTGGAGCGACAGGGCAATGTTCTGGTCATCTGTCATCAGGCTGTCATGCGCTGCTTGCTCGCCTATTTCCTGGACAAAGGCGCAG ATGACCTGCCCTTCTTGAAGTGCCCCCTACACACTGTCCTAAAACTCACCCCTGTGGCTTATG GTTGTAAAGTGGATGTATTTGACCTGGGGGTGGAGGCTATCAACACTCACAGGGATAGACCATTA GTGCAATGA